From a region of the Desulfomicrobium macestii genome:
- a CDS encoding ABC transporter substrate-binding protein yields the protein MRKIFGFLSCLMLLASPALAEDTIKLGAFFDLSGRASFIGTPSKLVAEMLVDKINAEGGVGGKQIELIIADTEGDPAKSANIATKFIYKDKVVALVGPTLTDTGMNVKKIIHSAKIPIVMTVGGDPVIMGGKFGPFDWVFKSPQRSKIAVERLFTYLKDKGLTKIALLSADDGFGKDGMRWMEQLAPEFGIEILIKESFGARDTDMTAQLTKAKNAGPLALVVWTTGPAGAISAKNVAQLGIDLPLFQCHGLPDPKYIELAGPASEGNRMPATKLMVVDELPDTDPQKAGIQEFVKLYIEKGYDKQFPINTHSGYAWDAIMLIAKGIEKAGTEPEALRAAIESTQNYVGISGIYNLTPEDHNGLDVDSMVMVQVRDGKFVLAD from the coding sequence ATGCGCAAGATTTTCGGTTTTCTGAGCTGTCTCATGCTGCTGGCTTCCCCGGCCCTGGCCGAGGACACCATCAAGCTGGGCGCTTTTTTCGACCTGTCGGGTCGGGCGTCGTTCATAGGCACACCCAGCAAGCTGGTCGCCGAGATGCTGGTCGACAAGATCAACGCCGAGGGCGGGGTCGGCGGCAAGCAGATCGAGCTGATCATCGCCGACACCGAGGGAGATCCGGCCAAATCCGCCAATATCGCCACCAAGTTCATCTACAAGGACAAGGTCGTGGCTCTGGTCGGACCGACCCTGACCGACACGGGCATGAACGTGAAGAAAATCATCCACTCCGCCAAGATCCCCATCGTCATGACCGTCGGTGGTGATCCGGTCATCATGGGCGGCAAGTTCGGCCCCTTCGACTGGGTCTTCAAATCGCCCCAGCGTTCCAAGATCGCGGTTGAGCGCCTCTTCACCTATCTCAAAGACAAGGGTCTGACCAAGATCGCCCTGCTCTCGGCTGACGACGGCTTCGGAAAGGACGGCATGCGCTGGATGGAGCAGCTTGCCCCGGAATTCGGCATCGAGATCCTCATCAAGGAATCCTTCGGCGCCCGCGACACCGACATGACTGCCCAGCTGACCAAGGCCAAGAACGCAGGCCCCCTGGCCCTCGTGGTCTGGACCACCGGCCCGGCCGGCGCCATCAGCGCCAAGAACGTGGCTCAGCTTGGCATCGACCTGCCCCTCTTCCAGTGCCACGGCCTGCCCGATCCCAAGTACATCGAGCTGGCCGGGCCCGCGAGCGAAGGCAACCGCATGCCCGCCACCAAGCTCATGGTCGTGGACGAGCTGCCGGACACGGATCCGCAGAAGGCCGGTATCCAGGAATTCGTGAAGCTGTACATTGAGAAGGGCTACGACAAACAGTTCCCCATCAACACCCACTCGGGCTACGCTTGGGACGCCATCATGCTCATCGCCAAGGGCATCGAAAAGGCCGGCACCGAACCCGAAGCCCTGCGCGCAGCCATCGAGAGCACTCAGAATTATGTCGGCATCTCGGGCATCTACAACCTGACCCCCGAGGATCACAACGGCCTGGACGTGGACTCCATGGTCATGGTCCAGGTCAGGGACGGCAAGTTCGTCCTGGCGGATTGA
- a CDS encoding TlpA family protein disulfide reductase has product MNSIASKPIAGFLCSVLLLLLLEAGAALLLVSGVNSAEEAPALPRMTLLGDLRGTFTDLEGKSFALEDLRDKVVVINLWATWCPPCRAEMPFLENLWKKFQDDDRVQVLCISKETLEEVRRDPLAKSLTMPLYVFTSSVPPELDPEGLPTTYIFDRTGRVVFGHTGMAQWDAPEIVTYLEALSKAKVD; this is encoded by the coding sequence ATGAATAGCATCGCAAGCAAACCCATTGCCGGATTTTTGTGCTCGGTCCTGCTGTTGTTGCTTCTGGAGGCCGGAGCGGCCCTGCTGCTGGTGAGCGGCGTCAACTCGGCCGAGGAGGCCCCAGCCCTGCCGCGCATGACACTCCTGGGCGACCTGCGCGGAACTTTTACCGATCTTGAGGGAAAAAGCTTTGCCCTCGAAGACTTGCGCGACAAGGTCGTGGTCATCAATCTGTGGGCCACCTGGTGCCCGCCGTGCCGGGCGGAGATGCCTTTTCTGGAGAATCTGTGGAAGAAATTTCAGGACGACGACAGGGTTCAAGTGCTCTGCATCAGCAAGGAAACCCTGGAGGAAGTGCGCCGGGACCCGCTGGCAAAATCCCTGACCATGCCCCTCTACGTCTTCACCTCGTCCGTGCCGCCGGAGCTGGATCCTGAAGGATTGCCGACGACATATATCTTCGACCGCACAGGCCGGGTGGTCTTCGGACATACGGGCATGGCCCAGTGGGATGCGCCTGAGATCGTAACCTATCTGGAAGCCCTGTCCAAAGCGAAGGTCGATTAG
- a CDS encoding EamA family transporter produces MSWFLCLKSFNVRITSGFMGIMPLSGLLASYFWLGNQFYWIHHVGFALVLGGIVMVNWAHWIRKEEAKRTQQEYTQFHACPC; encoded by the coding sequence ATGTCATGGTTCTTATGTTTAAAATCGTTTAATGTCAGAATTACGTCAGGATTCATGGGAATTATGCCGCTAAGTGGTCTGCTTGCATCGTATTTTTGGCTTGGAAATCAATTTTACTGGATACATCACGTTGGTTTTGCGTTGGTCCTTGGGGGCATTGTGATGGTAAACTGGGCTCACTGGATTCGTAAGGAAGAGGCTAAGCGCACGCAGCAAGAATATACTCAATTCCACGCTTGCCCTTGCTGA
- a CDS encoding ATP-binding cassette domain-containing protein — MLTIKNLTAHYGAAQALFGIDMEVAAGQTVALVGANGAGKSTLLKCVMGLVRPTGGEILLDGKTVTGSSPARMVRHGLALSPEGREVFAQLSVLENLQLGAIPLNLARAEETRRMEEIFARFPKLKERRQQLAGTLSGGEQQMLAMGRALMAAPRLLLLDEPSLGLAPLITDEIFSIIHQLARAGTTIFIVEQNAARALSASDTAYLLAGGSIVEQGKSRDLLLDPSLRAAFLGAASHDNPSASRLGAAGLTNIRLEKPPMHKNFMPSFNSTDELKAHQLKGLKWTVRHAFEGSPAYRAKLEAAGITPDSIQSLDDLQRLPFTTTDDLRDGYPFPLKSVPFEQLVRVHASSGTTGKRKVLCYTQKDLDDWTDMFARCYQSAGVNTLDRVQIAVGYGVWTAGMGFQLGCEKVGAMAVPVGPGNIDMHIQFLLDFQSTVFCSTASMALLMAEEIHKRGIADRIAVRKIIYGSERSSRSMRKKISELFGGAELFDITGLTELYGPGAGIECSDHDCIHYWSDYYLMEILDPETLRPLPDGEWGEMVITTLCKEGAPLIRYRTRDITRIIPEPCTCGSIMPRHSRIKGRSDDTIKFRGVNIYPSSIDTILSGVPGLGSEYQIHLTRDDGGRDSLRLVIERAEGVPAGRGPELAHEAGHQIKKQLMVTVDLELVDYGSLPRSERKSQRVFDSRIQDEIV, encoded by the coding sequence ATGCTGACCATAAAGAATCTGACGGCGCACTACGGCGCGGCCCAGGCCCTGTTTGGCATCGACATGGAGGTCGCGGCCGGTCAGACCGTGGCCCTGGTCGGGGCCAACGGAGCGGGCAAGAGCACCCTGCTCAAATGCGTGATGGGTCTGGTGAGGCCCACGGGCGGAGAGATCCTCCTCGACGGCAAGACCGTGACCGGCTCAAGCCCGGCGCGCATGGTCCGCCACGGTCTGGCCCTGTCCCCCGAAGGGCGCGAAGTGTTCGCCCAGCTCTCGGTGCTTGAAAACCTGCAACTCGGAGCCATCCCCCTGAATCTGGCCAGGGCCGAGGAAACCAGGCGTATGGAAGAGATTTTCGCCCGTTTTCCAAAGCTCAAGGAGCGGCGGCAACAGCTTGCTGGAACCCTGTCCGGCGGCGAACAGCAGATGCTGGCCATGGGCCGGGCGCTGATGGCCGCGCCGCGCCTGCTGCTTCTGGACGAGCCGAGTCTGGGCCTGGCCCCGCTCATCACCGACGAAATTTTTTCCATCATCCACCAGCTGGCCCGCGCGGGCACGACCATCTTCATTGTCGAACAGAACGCCGCCCGCGCCCTGTCCGCCTCCGACACGGCCTATCTTCTGGCCGGGGGCAGCATTGTCGAGCAGGGCAAGAGTCGCGACCTGCTCCTGGACCCGTCCCTGCGCGCCGCCTTCCTGGGCGCGGCCAGTCACGACAACCCTTCCGCCAGCCGCCTGGGTGCGGCCGGGCTGACCAATATCCGTCTGGAGAAACCTCCCATGCACAAAAACTTCATGCCCTCCTTCAACTCTACGGACGAACTCAAGGCCCATCAGCTCAAGGGCCTCAAATGGACGGTGCGCCATGCCTTCGAAGGCTCTCCGGCCTACCGCGCCAAGCTTGAGGCGGCCGGGATCACGCCCGATTCGATCCAGAGCCTCGACGACCTGCAGCGCCTGCCCTTCACGACCACCGACGATCTGCGCGACGGCTATCCCTTCCCGCTCAAAAGCGTGCCCTTCGAGCAGCTTGTGCGCGTGCATGCCAGTTCCGGGACCACGGGCAAGCGCAAGGTACTCTGCTACACGCAAAAGGATCTGGACGACTGGACCGACATGTTCGCCCGCTGCTACCAGAGCGCGGGAGTCAATACCCTGGACCGGGTCCAGATCGCCGTAGGCTACGGAGTCTGGACGGCGGGCATGGGCTTTCAACTCGGCTGCGAGAAGGTCGGTGCCATGGCCGTGCCGGTAGGGCCCGGCAACATCGACATGCACATCCAGTTCCTGCTCGACTTTCAGTCCACGGTCTTCTGCTCCACGGCATCCATGGCGCTGCTCATGGCCGAGGAGATCCACAAGCGCGGCATCGCGGACAGGATCGCGGTCAGGAAGATCATCTACGGCTCCGAGCGCTCCAGCCGCTCCATGCGCAAGAAGATCTCCGAACTCTTCGGCGGGGCCGAGCTTTTCGACATCACCGGCCTGACCGAGCTCTACGGGCCGGGCGCGGGCATCGAATGCTCCGATCACGACTGCATCCATTACTGGAGCGACTACTACCTGATGGAGATCCTCGACCCTGAAACGCTAAGGCCCCTGCCCGACGGCGAATGGGGCGAGATGGTCATCACCACCCTGTGCAAGGAGGGCGCGCCGCTCATCCGCTACCGCACCCGCGACATCACGCGCATCATCCCCGAGCCGTGCACCTGCGGCAGCATCATGCCACGGCATTCGCGCATCAAGGGCCGCTCCGACGACACCATCAAGTTCAGGGGCGTGAACATCTACCCCAGCTCCATCGACACAATCCTTTCGGGGGTGCCCGGCCTTGGTTCCGAATACCAGATCCACCTGACCCGAGACGACGGGGGCCGCGACAGTCTGCGCCTTGTGATCGAGCGCGCCGAGGGCGTCCCCGCGGGCCGCGGACCGGAACTGGCGCATGAGGCTGGACATCAGATAAAGAAACAGCTCATGGTCACGGTGGACCTGGAGCTGGTGGACTACGGCAGCCTGCCCCGCTCGGAACGCAAGAGCCAACGGGTTTTCGACAGCCGGATTCAGGACGAGATCGTTTGA
- a CDS encoding FAD-dependent oxidoreductase — MNSNSGQTTSIWMATGQEPESTPLSENMHADVCIVGAGIAGMTTAYLLSRTGRTVIVLDDGHIGGGMTERTTVHLCNAIDDRYFEIEHLHGEKGAILAAESHTAAIDCIEAIVVEEGIDCEFERLDGYLFVPPNGSKDVLERELNAAHRAGLTDIDRVGRAPIDDFDTGMCLCFPRQAQFHPMKYLEGLKHAIERNGGRIFTGTHAGKIEDGARIETDSGFAVTADAIVMATNTPVNDIVTIHTKQYSYTTYVIAARIPRGSVTRALYWDTDDPYHYIRVQSVSAQDGDDYDLLIVGGEDHKSGQADDGDQRYENLEGWARERFPMIENIEMRWSGQVMEPVDGLAFIGRNPGDQNVYIITGDSGMGMTHGTIGGILVTELIVGDPCPWESLYDPSRITLRTSLQYARENINVAVQYFEGYLSGGDVDSPEEIAPGEGAIVRRGIAKVAVYRDEEGTLHERSAVCPHLGGIVSWNTSEKTWDCPCHGSQFDSYGRVITGPANSDLGSAKDE, encoded by the coding sequence ATGAACAGCAATTCCGGACAAACCACATCGATCTGGATGGCAACAGGGCAAGAGCCTGAATCAACTCCGCTGAGCGAGAATATGCATGCTGATGTGTGCATTGTTGGCGCCGGGATAGCGGGAATGACGACCGCATACTTACTGTCACGCACGGGCAGGACAGTGATTGTCCTGGATGATGGGCACATTGGGGGAGGGATGACGGAGCGTACGACGGTGCATCTTTGCAATGCGATTGACGATCGCTACTTCGAGATTGAGCATCTTCACGGCGAAAAGGGGGCGATATTGGCGGCCGAGAGTCACACTGCGGCGATCGATTGCATTGAGGCCATTGTCGTTGAAGAAGGAATTGACTGTGAATTCGAACGCCTCGATGGTTACCTCTTTGTCCCGCCGAATGGCTCTAAAGATGTGCTCGAACGTGAACTTAACGCAGCACATCGCGCCGGACTCACGGATATTGACCGCGTCGGGCGGGCACCAATCGATGACTTCGACACCGGTATGTGCTTGTGCTTTCCGAGGCAGGCCCAGTTTCATCCCATGAAGTATCTGGAAGGGCTAAAGCACGCTATTGAGCGCAACGGTGGGCGCATCTTCACTGGGACGCATGCCGGAAAAATTGAAGATGGAGCGCGGATTGAAACAGACAGTGGGTTCGCTGTTACTGCCGATGCGATTGTCATGGCTACCAATACTCCAGTCAATGATATTGTTACAATTCACACCAAGCAGTATTCTTATACAACATATGTTATTGCAGCGAGGATTCCCCGTGGATCTGTTACAAGAGCGCTCTACTGGGATACGGACGATCCGTATCATTATATCAGGGTGCAGAGTGTTTCAGCCCAGGATGGAGACGATTACGATCTTCTGATCGTCGGCGGCGAAGATCACAAATCGGGACAGGCTGACGACGGCGACCAGCGCTACGAAAATCTTGAAGGCTGGGCACGGGAGCGATTCCCGATGATTGAGAATATAGAAATGCGCTGGTCAGGTCAGGTCATGGAGCCTGTTGATGGCCTGGCTTTCATCGGGCGCAACCCCGGAGACCAAAACGTCTACATCATAACGGGTGATTCGGGGATGGGCATGACGCATGGCACCATTGGCGGAATTCTTGTCACGGAATTGATTGTGGGGGACCCGTGCCCTTGGGAGTCGCTTTACGATCCTTCACGAATCACTCTGCGCACTTCTCTTCAATATGCCCGGGAGAATATCAATGTCGCCGTGCAGTATTTCGAGGGCTATTTGAGCGGTGGTGACGTTGACTCGCCCGAAGAGATTGCTCCCGGAGAAGGCGCGATCGTTCGTCGGGGAATTGCGAAGGTTGCTGTCTACCGTGATGAGGAAGGAACCCTGCATGAACGCTCGGCCGTGTGCCCACATCTCGGAGGTATCGTCAGTTGGAACACTTCGGAGAAAACCTGGGATTGTCCGTGTCACGGTTCACAATTCGACAGCTATGGCAGGGTCATTACCGGGCCGGCGAACAGTGACCTTGGGAGTGCGAAGGACGAGTAG
- a CDS encoding carbonic anhydrase yields the protein MKEISKLLDNNKIWAQNVEKNIPGFFRKLENQHRPKFLWIGCSDSRVPADQLIGVMPGEVFVHRNISNQVINTDINLMCVLQYAIDVLKVKHIIVCGHYGCGGIEAVMKDQTPGLLAHWLENVHDLMERKGRPNLDDMCELNVKLQIRNLALNSIVRKAWQRGRNLYLHGWIYSVSNGLIHDLCITRGPDRQEEEGIAAALQPKL from the coding sequence ATGAAAGAAATCAGCAAACTGCTTGATAACAACAAGATATGGGCCCAGAATGTCGAAAAGAACATTCCCGGCTTCTTCCGCAAGCTGGAGAACCAGCACAGGCCCAAATTTCTGTGGATAGGCTGTTCCGACAGCCGGGTGCCCGCCGACCAGCTCATCGGGGTCATGCCCGGCGAGGTCTTCGTGCACCGCAACATCTCCAACCAGGTCATAAATACCGACATAAACCTGATGTGCGTCCTGCAATACGCCATCGACGTGCTCAAGGTGAAGCACATCATCGTCTGCGGCCATTACGGCTGCGGCGGCATCGAGGCGGTCATGAAAGACCAGACCCCGGGCCTTTTGGCCCATTGGCTGGAGAACGTGCATGACCTGATGGAACGCAAGGGTCGGCCGAACCTCGACGACATGTGCGAACTCAACGTCAAGCTGCAGATCCGCAACCTGGCCCTGAACAGCATCGTGCGCAAGGCGTGGCAGCGTGGCCGCAACCTCTATCTGCACGGCTGGATCTACTCCGTTTCGAACGGCCTGATCCATGACCTGTGCATCACGCGCGGCCCGGACAGGCAGGAAGAGGAAGGCATTGCAGCCGCATTGCAGCCAAAACTATAG
- a CDS encoding ECF transporter S component, which yields MKNIKIAALSIVALTCLTTLFVRIPLPSRGYFNVGDVAVVFGGLVLGFMNPRQGVIWALGACGIGSALADILGGFAVFAPLTLVAKGAEGALAAVAASRTGTARYIMLGLGGLAMVGAYFIGETLMPNIGLQGAVAEILPNVIQAVGGAIGGVFAATALRKTGMI from the coding sequence ATGAAAAACATCAAGATCGCCGCCCTGTCCATCGTGGCCCTGACCTGCCTGACCACCCTCTTCGTGCGCATCCCGCTGCCAAGCCGGGGGTATTTCAACGTGGGAGACGTGGCCGTGGTATTCGGCGGACTGGTCCTTGGTTTCATGAACCCGAGACAGGGCGTGATCTGGGCGCTGGGCGCCTGCGGCATCGGTTCGGCCCTGGCCGACATCCTGGGCGGGTTCGCGGTCTTCGCGCCCCTGACGCTTGTCGCCAAGGGCGCGGAAGGAGCGCTGGCGGCGGTGGCCGCAAGCAGGACCGGAACCGCCCGCTACATCATGCTCGGGCTGGGCGGACTGGCCATGGTCGGAGCCTATTTCATCGGAGAGACGCTGATGCCCAACATTGGCCTGCAGGGCGCGGTGGCGGAGATCCTGCCCAACGTGATCCAGGCCGTGGGCGGCGCGATAGGCGGCGTGTTCGCGGCCACGGCGCTCAGAAAGACGGGAATGATCTGA
- a CDS encoding copper resistance protein NlpE N-terminal domain-containing protein, with protein MKKMILLAIFACTALLGCMHARGEHSSRDSLDWAGIYVGTLPCADCPGIHTTMTLNPDQTYVLVTRYEDKKDGTFEQKGVFSWSPDGAAIILDDDKSPAYKVGENVLFHLDMTGGVITGDLAENYQLRKQAATALDLTGKCILDTRWRLVELFGKPVTENERVPFIHLHSKEGRISGFGGCNSISGPYELKAGNRIRFTNLASTMMACPDMDMEQEFFEMLAMTDNFACDGKTLALHKARMAPLARFMAVP; from the coding sequence ATGAAAAAAATGATCCTGTTGGCAATTTTCGCCTGCACGGCGCTGCTCGGTTGCATGCATGCGCGCGGAGAGCATTCCAGCCGCGATTCACTTGATTGGGCCGGAATTTACGTTGGCACCCTGCCCTGCGCCGATTGCCCCGGCATCCACACCACCATGACCCTGAACCCGGACCAGACCTATGTACTCGTGACCCGTTACGAGGACAAAAAGGACGGGACCTTTGAACAAAAGGGCGTTTTTTCCTGGAGCCCCGACGGAGCTGCCATCATTCTGGACGACGACAAGTCCCCCGCCTACAAGGTCGGCGAAAACGTCCTGTTCCATCTCGACATGACCGGCGGAGTCATCACCGGCGACCTGGCCGAAAACTACCAGCTGCGCAAGCAGGCCGCCACGGCTTTGGACCTGACGGGAAAATGCATTCTCGATACCCGCTGGAGATTGGTGGAACTCTTTGGGAAGCCCGTGACGGAGAATGAACGTGTTCCGTTCATCCACCTTCATTCCAAGGAGGGACGCATCTCGGGTTTCGGCGGCTGCAACAGCATCAGCGGCCCCTATGAACTGAAGGCCGGCAACCGTATCCGTTTCACGAACCTGGCCAGCACCATGATGGCCTGTCCGGACATGGATATGGAGCAGGAGTTTTTCGAGATGCTGGCCATGACGGACAATTTCGCCTGCGATGGGAAAACTCTTGCCCTGCACAAGGCCCGCATGGCTCCCTTGGCCAGATTCATGGCTGTTCCCTGA
- a CDS encoding NUDIX hydrolase, whose product MIKYSIECWLYNDLEDRFLLLRCPVTHRHDEYWQPVTGGRGPDEPCVEACLREVLEETGVTLSEEQLEVVIPEFSFCIPDARIELRKPIYLARVRIEQVVLSAEHIGYYWFDARDVDSQLHWDSNRESFRQVLAHTRS is encoded by the coding sequence ATGATAAAATACAGTATCGAATGCTGGCTCTACAATGATCTGGAAGATAGGTTTCTGTTGCTGCGCTGCCCCGTGACCCATCGCCACGACGAATACTGGCAACCCGTCACCGGGGGCCGTGGCCCTGACGAACCCTGTGTCGAGGCCTGTCTGCGTGAAGTCCTGGAAGAGACGGGCGTCACGCTGAGCGAGGAGCAGCTTGAAGTCGTCATTCCGGAATTTTCTTTTTGCATCCCCGACGCGCGCATCGAGCTGCGCAAGCCCATCTATCTGGCTCGCGTCAGGATCGAGCAGGTGGTCCTCTCCGCGGAACATATCGGTTATTACTGGTTTGACGCCCGGGATGTCGATTCCCAGCTGCACTGGGATTCCAACCGGGAATCGTTTCGTCAGGTTTTGGCCCACACCCGTTCCTAA
- a CDS encoding KamA family radical SAM protein, which produces MNSSRWCADVFREDHRRVLASVQNAADLDAARKAFYHYVTERQYEIHFDEPEHSCFEMAVARDCARVLRSVLAGSSDARVGFSVTQALWDLSRGIARPDLSRAFFAEFSHLLHGLNGTPEGIGLDASALGDISGREAALIRSRELDRIWEGIEAAMARYQSGLEPEAMKRRDQRRRRVQEALGATDQQWGDWRWQVRAIIEDSERLAAAVTLREHERAAVERAVGSGQPFGITPYYASLMDDDPESGRDRAVRAQVIPPVSYVDCMAFHGDRRAEAFDFMREADTSPVDLVTRRYPAIAILKPFNTCPQICVYCQRNWEIERAMAPGAMASRADLEKALGWIREHPAIKEVLVTGGDPLAMGDGPLERIMRGVADIPHVELIRIGTRTPVTLPMRITSALARMLGSFREPGVREVCLVTHVEHVSEVTPEFVAAVDRLRRRGLSVYNQLVFTFYVSRRFESAALRRLLRKCGVEPYYTFAPKAKEEMDEYRVPIARIMQEQQEEARLLPGMRRTDAPVYNVPGLGKNHLRAAQNRDVVSILPDGSRVYEFHPWEKNIVERDSYIGQDVPILTYLERLAAIGEDPAEYSSIWYYY; this is translated from the coding sequence ATGAACAGCTCTCGATGGTGCGCTGACGTTTTTCGGGAGGACCACCGACGAGTCCTCGCTTCCGTGCAGAACGCCGCCGATCTGGATGCCGCGCGCAAGGCTTTTTACCACTACGTGACCGAGCGTCAGTACGAGATTCATTTCGACGAGCCGGAACACTCCTGCTTCGAGATGGCCGTGGCCCGCGATTGTGCCCGGGTCCTGCGTTCCGTTCTGGCCGGGAGTTCCGATGCCCGGGTCGGCTTCAGCGTGACCCAGGCCCTCTGGGACCTCTCGCGGGGGATCGCGCGCCCGGATCTGTCCCGGGCCTTCTTCGCCGAATTCTCCCACCTGCTGCACGGGTTGAACGGGACTCCCGAAGGTATCGGGCTCGACGCTTCGGCCTTGGGCGACATCAGCGGCCGCGAGGCGGCTCTGATCAGGTCCCGGGAGCTCGATCGAATATGGGAGGGCATCGAGGCGGCCATGGCGCGCTACCAGAGCGGATTGGAGCCCGAGGCCATGAAACGTCGGGACCAGCGACGCAGGCGGGTCCAGGAGGCCTTGGGCGCCACCGATCAGCAGTGGGGGGACTGGCGCTGGCAGGTTCGCGCCATCATCGAGGATTCCGAACGCCTGGCGGCGGCAGTGACCCTGCGGGAACACGAGCGCGCGGCCGTTGAGCGGGCGGTGGGCTCCGGACAGCCCTTCGGCATCACGCCCTATTACGCCTCCCTCATGGACGATGATCCCGAATCCGGACGCGATCGGGCCGTGCGCGCCCAAGTCATCCCTCCCGTTTCCTATGTGGACTGCATGGCCTTTCACGGTGACAGGCGCGCCGAGGCCTTCGATTTCATGCGCGAGGCCGACACCTCCCCCGTGGATCTCGTCACGCGCCGCTATCCGGCCATAGCCATACTGAAGCCCTTCAACACCTGTCCACAGATCTGCGTGTACTGCCAGCGCAACTGGGAGATCGAACGGGCCATGGCTCCCGGTGCCATGGCCTCCAGGGCGGATCTGGAAAAGGCCCTGGGCTGGATCAGGGAGCATCCGGCCATCAAGGAAGTACTGGTCACGGGCGGAGATCCCCTGGCCATGGGCGACGGTCCCCTGGAGCGTATCATGAGGGGGGTCGCCGACATCCCGCATGTGGAGCTCATCCGTATCGGCACGCGTACGCCCGTGACCCTGCCCATGCGCATCACTTCCGCTCTGGCCCGTATGCTCGGCTCCTTCCGCGAGCCCGGTGTGCGCGAGGTCTGCCTGGTGACCCATGTGGAGCACGTCTCCGAGGTCACGCCCGAGTTCGTGGCGGCCGTGGATCGCCTCAGGCGAAGGGGACTGAGCGTCTACAACCAGCTCGTCTTCACGTTTTACGTCTCCAGGCGCTTCGAATCCGCGGCCCTGCGGCGACTGCTGCGCAAATGCGGGGTGGAGCCCTATTACACCTTCGCGCCCAAGGCCAAGGAGGAGATGGACGAATACCGCGTGCCCATCGCGCGCATCATGCAGGAACAGCAGGAGGAGGCACGGCTCTTGCCCGGCATGCGTCGCACCGACGCGCCCGTGTACAACGTGCCGGGTCTGGGCAAGAACCATCTGCGCGCGGCCCAGAACCGCGACGTGGTTTCCATTCTCCCGGACGGCTCGCGGGTCTACGAGTTCCACCCCTGGGAGAAGAACATCGTCGAACGCGACTCCTACATCGGGCAAGACGTGCCGATTCTTACATATCTGGAGCGTCTGGCTGCCATCGGTGAGGATCCGGCGGAGTATTCGAGCATCTGGTATTATTACTAG
- a CDS encoding pseudouridine synthase, translating into MPENSPVRLNKYIADAGLASRRGADALIQSGRVCVNGLIQREPGTRVVPGQDTVLLDGAVVMAKQDASCSYIMLHKPVHTVTTVNDPQGRKTVVDLLPEELRTQRLFPVGRLDYMSEGLLLLTNDGEVTLRLTHPSYEHAKKYEVLVREAVTEKSLNIMRQGMRLQEGERLAPVEVDTAPDANGATLMRMTLRQGVNRQIRRMCRDLGLTILRLRRVELGPLHLGSLEPGKWRALTDAEIQILKSSRGLG; encoded by the coding sequence ATGCCAGAAAACAGCCCCGTTCGTTTGAACAAATATATTGCCGATGCCGGCTTGGCCTCCCGCCGTGGAGCCGACGCCCTGATCCAGAGTGGACGAGTCTGCGTGAACGGACTCATCCAGCGCGAACCCGGAACCAGGGTCGTACCCGGCCAGGACACGGTGCTCCTTGACGGAGCCGTGGTCATGGCCAAGCAGGACGCTTCCTGTTCCTACATCATGCTGCACAAGCCCGTGCACACCGTGACCACGGTCAACGATCCCCAGGGCCGCAAGACCGTCGTCGATCTGCTGCCTGAAGAGCTGCGCACGCAGCGGCTCTTTCCCGTGGGACGGCTCGATTACATGTCCGAGGGCCTGCTGCTCCTGACCAATGACGGTGAGGTGACCCTGCGCCTGACACACCCCAGCTACGAGCACGCCAAGAAATACGAGGTCCTGGTGCGCGAGGCGGTGACGGAAAAATCCCTGAACATCATGCGCCAGGGCATGCGTCTGCAGGAAGGGGAACGGCTGGCTCCGGTGGAGGTCGATACGGCCCCCGACGCCAATGGGGCAACGCTCATGCGCATGACCCTGCGCCAGGGAGTAAACCGCCAGATCCGCCGCATGTGCCGCGATCTGGGGCTGACCATCCTGCGCCTGCGCCGCGTCGAACTCGGACCGTTGCACCTGGGGAGCCTTGAACCCGGAAAATGGCGCGCACTGACCGACGCCGAAATCCAGATCCTGAAATCAAGCCGTGGTCTTGGCTGA